The Molothrus ater isolate BHLD 08-10-18 breed brown headed cowbird chromosome 33, BPBGC_Mater_1.1, whole genome shotgun sequence sequence TCACACCTGCctggaatgtgggaagagcttcgtgcggagctccagcctgagggAGCACCAGATGCTGCACGCTGGGGAGAGGCCCTtcgagtgtccccagtgtgggaagaggtttctGAGGCCATCCCGTCTCCTCCTGCACCAGCGCATTCACagagaggagaggcccttctgctgccctgactgtgggaagggcttcaagcacaaCTCCACCCTCCTGAACTGGCGCCtgcacactggggagaggccctggGAGTGCCccgagtgtgggaagagcttaGTGCGCTGTTCCAGCTCCACCCCCCATGGAGCATCCACGGTTGATGATCCCCAGTGACCCCATttgggcagagccctggtgatCCATGATCCTGATGATCCCTGCTGGGTGTGGGGAAGGTGTTAGAgagatttctttcccttctccttgtgctgctgtgatttGGTTGGTAATAAATTCCCTCCgtgtgcccaggctgggtcTGTTGTGCCCATGCTGGTGCTCAGGGCAGAATCCCTCCCGTTCCCTCTcagcctccccagtgcccactttggggccgggccgtgccccAGTGCcggctcaggggctgctccaggctgacgtgcagcctggcagctggaggtgaCCCCACACTGAGGGGggtttccagcagcaccaggagctggtaGGTCCAGTCCCCATTGGGGACCACATCAGTAGCCaacacagagctcctgctggccctggaacCACCTCacctggatggcagcagggtaGAAATCCATCacggagcagagcaggcagccgGGACCGGGCTGGGAGCTCGAAGGGGGCACCAGCGAGATGGACAcgctggggggcactgggagagagCGGGGACACACTGGGATCAGCTGGGGGAAActgggagagagaggggaggggtGGAATGGCCTTGAGAGGGACTGGGAGTGCACTTCGAGAACTGTGGAGCACTGAGAGAATGGGTGAAGGTCTCGGAGGGAAATTAGAAGTACTGGGAATGGACTGGTATTGAACTGGGAAAGAGATGAAAGTGACTGGGAGGGAGTTTGTGGACACTGAGGGGGCGgcactgggaggaactgggaatggCGTGCGCGGCACTGGGAGGCCGAGTCCAGAGCGGGGCACTGGGGGCTGCGGGTGTGCCCGGCAACTGATGAGTCATCAGAGATCCGCGCTCTGATTGGCTGAGGGGCGGCAGCACAACGCGCGGCTGAGACGGACACGcgggggggcactgggagtgactgggaatggactgggagAGCCACGGGAGCCACTGGAACGGAGAGGAGGCCGCGGGGACGGTCACAAGGaaggctgagggctctggggtgATTCCCAGGGAGGTTATGAGGGGACATGCTCGGGCCCCTCTCTATGCCCCAGGAGCTGCGGGCAGGAAAATCCAGGAGTGAAGCACCCGACACCCCAGACTGCCGGAGCCCTGCACCCCTGCGCTTCCTAAACGATTtcagggctgtgccagagccagcagccagcccttTGTCATCTCAGTCACCCTTGGCTGTCACCCCCTGAGAAACCCAAACCCCATCAGTGCCCGGCTCTGatgtgagtccatcccatgggcagcacCCCCCTCACCCGACTGCAGCCCCGGGGCCACTGTGCCACAGGGTCAGTCCTGCCaggacaggcagctccagcGGGAGCCCCTCCGGCCACGGGGTTCCCACGGGGTCACAGCCACCTCTCAGGCACCCCCCTGCACCAGGGGGCTGGTCCAGGGACTGTGGGGAGAACTCTGCATCCAGCACCTCCGTCTTTAGAACCACCAGGGAATTGCTCTGCTGGACACTGAGGacacttccagcagcttctctcaGAGCCCGCCCCACTACCACAACCAGTTCATACAAACGCAATACATTCCAAAAAATGGAGTCCCAGATATCCAAGAACTCGGATGCGCCCCAGAATGGGGATGGAGATGTCCAGGGACTCAGGTGTGCCCATAAATGAGGCCCCAGCTGAGGGCATTCTCTGCTTGGCTGAGTGCTGcctgagggctggggctgcagaagggGGGACGCCCTCCTCCTGCGGGGGAAGCCCCACAAGCCCCTCGGAACCCCGGAGCTGGGCTGGTCCTGCCAGAATGCCGGGAGCCACCAAaactgctccatccctgccctctgcagctgcacagggagaggaaataCAAGGAAAGGCCCAGAAGCTGAGAAGGAATGGGAGAGATCCTGCCCTGAGCACCAGCATGGGCACAAGAGACCCGGCCTGGGCACAGAGAGTGAGTTTATTACCAACCAtatcacagcagcacaaggagaagggaaagataTCTCTCCAACACCTTCTTCCCACTGAACACAGATCCCCAGGATCACAGAacaccagggctctgcccaaATGGGGTCACTGGGGATCATCCGACACGGATCCTCCCatgggggatggagctggagcagcgcaCAAAGCTCTTCCTGCACTCGAGGCACTCACAGGGCTTCCCTTAGTGGCGCCTCCGTTGGTGTTGGGTCAAGTGAGAGCTCTGTGAGAAGCCCTTCCCGCACTCCCCAAGCctgtagggcctctccccagtgtggatcttGTGGTCCTTAATGCGGTGGGAGTTCttgctgaagctcttcccacattccaagCCCCAGCAGGGATGTTCCTTGGTTTGGATCTCCTGATGCCAGACCAGGTGGGAGCTCTGGCTGTAGCTCATTCCACATTGCAAGCACTTGTAGGGTGTCTCAGCTTGAGAGACGATTTAAAAGAGGACAC is a genomic window containing:
- the LOC118700775 gene encoding gastrula zinc finger protein XlCGF49.1-like, which encodes MEKKKPQRSRTRRGCKPSPARFEEEGAPLSQEGGRRSSQSSELVEKPQAGERPHKCLECGKGFRYSSHLREHQVIHTGEKPYKCGECGKGFSKSCNLISHSKIHTGERPHTCLECGKSFVRSSSLREHQMLHAGERPFECPQCGKRFLRPSRLLLHQRIHREERPFCCPDCGKGFKHNSTLLNWRLHTGERPWECPECGKSLVRCSSSTPHGASTVDDPQ